Below is a genomic region from Paludicola sp. MB14-C6.
AAAAAACTTGTTGCCAGCTACTCCCTTTTATAATTCCTGGTTTACTATTTGTTAATAAACACTATTTTTTATTATAATGAAATATCAACAAATTGCAAGAGAAAATGATATATTTGTTTCAAAAAAAGAAAAACGCATGCTAATTCACACCCTATATTTTACAATTGGCCGCGTTTTATAGTTCGGAGACAATTCTCTATGTAAGACAGATAAAAATAATTCTCTTATAAAATTATATTTTTATAGCAAATATGAATTTTCAAATCATATAATGCTATTACATAAACCGTTCGTTAATAAAAAGGAAAGCAGGTGGCAGATTGAAGATTATTTTATTTCCAGACAAACAAATCATCTCTACTTATTTACAAATTGGTTGCGAGGTTGAGCTCATTGTATCTTGGGATGGTGAGCAGGTCATTCTTTGCCCAGATAACTCACTAGAACAGCTGGAACTTTATTTAAAAGAGAATCAACTTTCACCCATTAACAAAAGCTACGACTACTTCCTATTTATAAGCAAAGATTATGCACAATGGAATTATCATTGCCCCAAATACTATAGTAGCCTTTCTTCGAGAATGCAACAACATCAAGCTTATTATCAAGACGGAATGTCAACAATTACAAAAGTTTTCTCACAACTGCATTTTTTGGCCGATATTCGCTTGAAAAAATCAGATGACGAAGAAATTGTTTCTATGATTACATATTTACAAAACCTTTCTTAAATTCCTACTTTCTCATAAACAAACTGCTGTTTATGAGAAAACAGCAGTTTGTTTATCTACTTATTTCAAAATAAATGATTTACAATCGGTGCATTGATCCATTGTAGGATTTGTTTCATGTGTTCCAACTGAAATACAATTTAAAGAACAATAGTTCTGTGACTGACAATGATTCTTGCATTGGGTAACAGTACATTGTATACTTTGGTTTGGATGTGAACAACAATTATCCATAATAAAAATCCTCCTTTTTTACATGATATTTTATTATTTGTTCTATTTGAAATTTTATGATTACCAAAAAATTCATTTAATACAATTCAATAAACTGCTTTACTTTCTGACTTTTTACGTGTATACTGTAAGTAAAATTTACCATATTGGAGGTCGCGAAATTGGAAAAAGAACTGCTTAATATGATGGAACCACTGGTTCTTCAAAAACTAGACGAAATTATAGGCAAATTCGATTGCTGTTCTTGCGATAAATGTAAAATGGATATCGCTTCCTATGCATTAAATTTACTACCGCCAAAATATGTTGCAACCCATAAAGGTGGCGTTTTTGTTAAATTGA
It encodes:
- a CDS encoding late competence development ComFB family protein, translated to MEKELLNMMEPLVLQKLDEIIGKFDCCSCDKCKMDIASYALNLLPPKYVATHKGGVFVKLNESEIQNETDLIACITKAIQVVSKNPKHNPFI
- a CDS encoding DUF1540 domain-containing protein; this translates as MDNCCSHPNQSIQCTVTQCKNHCQSQNYCSLNCISVGTHETNPTMDQCTDCKSFILK